The Pseudomonas sp. TH06 genome has a window encoding:
- the cls gene encoding cardiolipin synthase: MDYFGPHIFGYLIALIHTLGLIAAIHAVLTVRTAQGSIAWALSLIFIPYLTLIPYLVFGRSTFDGYIKARRQANEQMRQAISELNWRPWVEEALTARASNAYASLRAMPKLGRMPCLANNEVRLLVNGTATFEAIFHAIEQAKEAVLIQFFIIHDDRLGQRLRDLLLKKATEGVAIHLLYDRIGSHALPHSYVQALRDGGVEVKAFATRSGWLNRFQVNFRNHRKIVVVDGVLGFVGGHNVGDEYLGEKPPLAPWRDTHVQVRGPVVACMQESFAEDWFWAARALPPLILPDEYPDDGVLCQLLASGPADAYETCSLFFVEAIHAATERVWITSPYFIPDEAVFAALRLAVLRGVDVRLLLPSRPDHRIVYAASSLYAFEAVRAGVRVFRYEPGFLHQKVVLIDSEISAIGSANLDNRSFRLNFEVMLLTVDSAFAATVENMLIADFEQSYEIAKEESREIHRLQQLGMRIARLISPIL; the protein is encoded by the coding sequence ATGGATTATTTCGGACCGCACATTTTCGGTTATTTGATCGCCCTGATACACACCTTAGGCTTGATCGCCGCGATTCACGCGGTGCTGACGGTGCGCACGGCCCAAGGCTCGATCGCCTGGGCATTGTCGCTGATCTTCATTCCTTACCTGACGCTAATTCCTTACCTGGTGTTCGGCCGCAGCACCTTCGATGGTTACATCAAGGCGCGCCGCCAGGCCAACGAACAAATGCGTCAGGCCATCTCCGAGCTGAACTGGCGTCCCTGGGTGGAAGAAGCGCTGACCGCTCGCGCCTCGAATGCCTACGCATCGCTGCGCGCCATGCCGAAACTGGGGCGCATGCCGTGTCTGGCGAACAACGAAGTTCGTTTGCTGGTCAACGGCACGGCAACGTTCGAGGCAATCTTCCACGCTATCGAGCAAGCGAAGGAAGCAGTGCTGATCCAGTTTTTCATCATTCACGATGATCGTCTCGGCCAGCGCCTGCGCGATTTGTTGCTGAAGAAAGCCACCGAAGGTGTGGCCATTCATTTGCTCTACGACCGCATTGGCAGCCACGCCCTGCCCCACAGTTATGTGCAGGCGTTACGCGATGGCGGCGTCGAGGTCAAAGCGTTCGCCACGCGCAGCGGTTGGCTCAACCGCTTTCAGGTCAACTTCCGCAATCACCGCAAGATCGTCGTGGTCGATGGCGTGCTCGGATTTGTCGGCGGGCACAACGTCGGTGATGAATACCTCGGCGAGAAACCACCGCTGGCGCCGTGGCGCGATACGCATGTGCAAGTGCGCGGCCCGGTGGTGGCGTGCATGCAGGAATCGTTTGCCGAAGACTGGTTCTGGGCCGCCCGTGCATTGCCACCGCTGATCCTTCCGGATGAATACCCGGATGACGGCGTGCTCTGCCAACTGCTCGCGAGTGGTCCGGCGGATGCCTACGAAACCTGTTCGCTGTTTTTCGTCGAGGCCATTCACGCAGCGACGGAGCGCGTATGGATCACCAGCCCCTACTTCATTCCTGATGAAGCCGTGTTCGCCGCTTTGCGTCTGGCGGTGTTACGCGGCGTCGATGTGCGCTTGCTGCTGCCGTCGCGTCCTGATCACCGCATCGTCTACGCCGCATCCAGCCTTTACGCCTTCGAAGCGGTTCGTGCCGGCGTGCGGGTGTTCCGTTACGAACCCGGTTTTCTGCATCAGAAAGTGGTGTTGATCGACAGCGAAATCAGCGCCATCGGCAGTGCCAATCTGGACAACCGTTCGTTCCGGCTGAATTTCGAAGTGATGTTGCTGACCGTCGACAGCGCCTTCGCCGCCACAGTGGAGAACATGCTCATCGCGGACTTCGAGCAATCCTACGAGATCGCCAAAGAAGAAAGCCGGGAGATCCACCGCCTGCAACAACTCGGCATGCGGATCGCCCGGCTGATTTCACCCATTCTTTGA
- a CDS encoding DUF3617 domain-containing protein: MNVRLLGLALGLGLALPVIAQAQMLQPGLWEMTSSNVKVDDQPMDVQSILGQLQGQMTPQQRAALEKNGINIGGKGIRACLTPEQVATNDIPLADPQSGCKQQITERSGNQWKFRFSCPKAQGTGVATFLSDREFTTIANGTFNAIGINQKGSLETRAVWLGQDCGTVKPRA, from the coding sequence ATGAACGTTCGTCTGCTGGGTTTGGCGCTGGGCCTGGGTTTGGCATTGCCGGTGATTGCGCAGGCGCAAATGCTGCAGCCGGGTCTGTGGGAAATGACCTCAAGCAATGTGAAAGTCGATGATCAGCCGATGGATGTGCAATCGATCCTTGGCCAGCTTCAGGGCCAGATGACACCGCAGCAGCGGGCGGCGCTGGAGAAGAACGGCATCAATATCGGCGGCAAGGGTATCCGCGCTTGCCTGACGCCTGAGCAAGTGGCGACTAACGATATTCCGCTGGCCGATCCGCAATCGGGCTGCAAACAGCAGATCACCGAGCGCAGTGGCAACCAATGGAAGTTCCGTTTCAGCTGCCCGAAAGCGCAGGGTACGGGTGTGGCCACGTTCCTCAGTGATCGCGAATTCACCACCATCGCCAACGGTACGTTCAATGCGATCGGTATCAATCAGAAGGGCAGCCTGGAAACCCGCGCGGTGTGGCTCGGTCAGGATTGCGGCACCGTCAAACCAAGAGCTTAA
- a CDS encoding dihydroorotase, producing the protein MSSVLIRNARLVNEGREFDSDLLVSNGRIVKIGRSIEGENAAVEIDASGQWLLPGMIDDQVHFREPGAPAKGSIHTESRAAVAGGITSFMDMPNTHPATLTLEALADKKRRAAISSVANYGFHFGVSQNNLDTVAALNPCEVAGVKVFMGASTGNMLVDDPQILERLFADVPTILLAHCEHTPSIDANAASLRERVGEHLPPEAHALIRNAETCYRSSSLAVDLARRHGTRLHVLHLTTARELALFEDKPLAQKRITAEVCLHHLLFDDRDYPDLGNLIKCNPAIKTQSDRDALREALLSNRLDVIGSDHAPHTWAEKQRPYAEAPSGLPLVQHALPALLELVADGVLPMTTLVAKTSHRVADLFAIPDRGYLREGYWADLVLIQPQMLEVSRQPILSQCGWTPFAGRSFRHRVSTTLVSGQIAWHESRVNDGCRGLPLRFMR; encoded by the coding sequence ATGAGCAGTGTGCTGATCCGCAACGCACGGCTGGTCAACGAGGGACGGGAGTTCGACAGCGATCTGCTGGTCAGCAACGGTCGCATCGTCAAGATTGGGCGCAGTATCGAAGGCGAAAACGCCGCCGTGGAAATTGATGCCAGCGGCCAATGGCTGCTGCCGGGCATGATCGATGACCAGGTGCATTTCCGCGAACCCGGCGCGCCGGCCAAGGGCAGCATTCACACCGAATCGCGCGCGGCAGTCGCCGGTGGCATCACCAGTTTCATGGACATGCCCAACACCCACCCGGCGACTCTCACCCTCGAAGCACTGGCCGACAAGAAGCGTCGGGCGGCAATCAGTTCGGTGGCCAATTACGGCTTTCACTTCGGTGTCAGCCAGAACAACCTCGACACCGTGGCTGCGCTCAATCCGTGCGAAGTGGCCGGGGTCAAAGTGTTCATGGGCGCCTCGACCGGCAACATGCTGGTGGATGACCCGCAGATTCTTGAACGACTGTTCGCCGACGTGCCGACGATTCTGTTGGCCCACTGCGAGCACACGCCGAGCATCGACGCCAATGCGGCCAGCCTGCGAGAACGCGTCGGTGAGCATCTGCCGCCAGAGGCACATGCGCTGATTCGCAATGCCGAAACCTGCTATCGCTCTTCCTCGCTGGCCGTGGATCTCGCCAGACGCCACGGCACCCGCCTGCACGTTTTGCACCTGACCACGGCTCGCGAACTGGCACTCTTCGAAGATAAACCGCTGGCACAAAAACGCATCACCGCGGAAGTTTGCCTGCACCATTTATTGTTCGATGATCGCGACTATCCAGATCTCGGCAACCTGATCAAATGCAATCCGGCGATCAAGACTCAGTCCGACCGCGATGCCTTGCGTGAGGCACTCCTGAGCAATCGACTGGATGTGATCGGCAGTGATCACGCCCCGCATACCTGGGCCGAAAAACAGCGACCTTACGCCGAGGCACCTTCGGGTTTGCCTTTGGTACAGCATGCGCTGCCGGCATTACTGGAACTGGTGGCGGATGGCGTGTTGCCGATGACTACGCTGGTAGCGAAGACCAGCCACCGCGTCGCGGACCTGTTTGCCATTCCGGATCGAGGTTATTTGCGTGAGGGGTATTGGGCAGATCTGGTGTTGATCCAACCGCAGATGCTGGAGGTGTCTCGACAGCCGATATTGTCGCAGTGCGGGTGGACACCGTTTGCCGGTCGAAGCTTTCGGCATCGGGTGAGCACGACGCTGGTGTCTGGGCAGATCGCCTGGCACGAGAGTCGCGTGAATGATGGGTGTCGAGGGTTGCCGCTGCGATTCATGCGCTGA
- a CDS encoding carbonate dehydratase, which translates to MIRRNPSGDLPQIAESAYVDKTAIICGKVVIGENVFVGPYAVIRADEVDASGEMEPITIGANSNIQDGVVIHSKSGAAVTIGQYTSIAHRSIVHGPCVVGDRVFIGFNSVLFNCVVGNGCVVRHNSVVDGRDLPDAFYVPSTTRIGPNTDLSLFPPVSVSASEFSEDVARTNVDLVRGYKALQNEF; encoded by the coding sequence ATGATTCGCAGGAACCCTTCAGGCGATCTGCCGCAAATTGCCGAGTCGGCCTACGTCGACAAAACCGCGATCATCTGCGGCAAAGTAGTGATCGGTGAGAATGTCTTTGTCGGACCGTACGCGGTGATCCGCGCCGACGAAGTCGATGCATCTGGCGAAATGGAGCCGATCACCATCGGCGCCAATTCGAACATTCAGGACGGTGTGGTCATCCACTCCAAGTCCGGCGCGGCAGTGACCATTGGCCAATACACGTCCATCGCCCACCGCTCTATCGTGCACGGTCCCTGCGTGGTCGGCGACCGCGTGTTCATCGGCTTCAACAGCGTGTTGTTCAATTGCGTGGTCGGCAACGGCTGTGTGGTGCGCCACAACTCGGTGGTCGACGGGCGCGACTTGCCCGACGCGTTCTACGTGCCCTCCACTACTCGCATCGGCCCGAACACCGACCTCTCGTTATTCCCGCCGGTGAGTGTGAGTGCCTCGGAGTTTTCCGAAGACGTGGCGCGCACCAACGTCGATCTGGTGCGCGGCTATAAAGCCTTGCAGAACGAGTTCTGA
- a CDS encoding metal ABC transporter substrate-binding protein, with product MRVLLVLFSLMLSMSISAAEKLPVVTSFSILADMVHQVGGEHIQITNLVGPDADAHTYEPTPDDAKALLKAKLIIKNGLGFEPWLDRLVTSTDTQAAVISASHGVIPRSLDEDGETVPDPHAWHNLANAELYIANITKALIAADPTNKADYERNSQTYLKQIYALLAEAKTKLGSLPPGNRKIVTSHDAFGYLGQAYGIDFMAPQGLSTEREPSAAEVAALITQIRQAKVKAVFMENIKDARLLKQIADESGAHIGGTLYSDALAASGPASTFTGLFEYNLNTLYDALSKP from the coding sequence ATGCGCGTTCTACTCGTGCTGTTCAGCCTGATGCTGTCGATGTCGATATCGGCGGCGGAGAAATTGCCGGTGGTCACCAGCTTCAGCATCCTCGCCGACATGGTTCATCAAGTCGGCGGTGAGCACATTCAGATCACCAATCTGGTCGGCCCGGACGCTGACGCGCACACCTACGAACCGACACCGGACGACGCCAAAGCGTTGCTCAAGGCCAAATTGATCATCAAGAACGGTTTGGGATTTGAACCATGGCTTGATCGTCTGGTGACCAGCACCGACACCCAAGCCGCAGTTATCAGTGCCAGCCATGGTGTGATTCCACGTTCGCTGGATGAGGATGGCGAAACCGTTCCCGATCCGCACGCCTGGCATAACCTGGCCAACGCCGAGTTGTACATCGCCAACATCACCAAGGCGCTGATCGCAGCCGACCCGACGAACAAGGCGGACTACGAGCGCAACAGCCAAACCTATTTGAAGCAAATCTACGCTCTGCTCGCCGAAGCCAAAACCAAACTCGGTTCGCTGCCGCCGGGCAATCGCAAGATCGTCACCAGCCACGACGCCTTCGGTTACCTCGGTCAGGCATACGGCATTGACTTCATGGCCCCGCAAGGATTGTCCACCGAACGTGAGCCGTCGGCGGCAGAAGTGGCGGCGCTGATCACCCAGATCCGCCAGGCCAAAGTCAAAGCGGTGTTCATGGAGAACATCAAGGACGCGCGATTGCTCAAGCAGATCGCCGACGAGAGCGGCGCGCACATTGGCGGCACACTCTACTCCGATGCTCTGGCTGCCAGCGGGCCGGCCAGCACGTTCACCGGACTGTTCGAATACAACCTCAACACCCTTTACGACGCGCTGAGCAAACCATGA
- a CDS encoding metal ABC transporter permease, with translation MLTVALWQPFNEFVFMRRALLGGLVLACSTAPLGVFLILRRMSLIGDAIAHGILPGAALGFWFAGLSLPALTLGGLGAGLSMAGIAAWITRRTGLREDASLAAIYPISLASGVLILGIAGKRLDLLHLLFGSALAVDGPTLTGMLWVSAVSLIAMVLIYKPLLLDTLDPLFLRTVSRLGPLAHGVFLTLVVLNLVIGFQAIGALMVVGLMMLPAAASRFWSRRLPVLIAIAALLGCLSVWLGLLLSFYYSLPSGPAIVLVAGAGYLLSVVFGPVHGLLRRPPLLTSQ, from the coding sequence ATGCTCACCGTCGCTCTCTGGCAACCGTTCAACGAGTTCGTCTTCATGCGCCGAGCATTGCTCGGCGGCCTGGTGTTGGCCTGCAGTACTGCGCCACTCGGTGTGTTCTTGATCCTGCGCCGCATGAGCCTGATCGGTGACGCTATCGCCCACGGCATCCTTCCTGGCGCAGCGCTCGGATTCTGGTTCGCCGGTCTGAGTTTGCCGGCGCTGACACTCGGCGGGCTCGGTGCAGGCCTGAGCATGGCCGGCATCGCCGCATGGATTACCCGCCGTACCGGCCTGCGTGAAGACGCAAGCCTCGCCGCGATCTATCCCATATCGCTGGCCAGCGGCGTGTTGATTCTGGGTATCGCCGGTAAACGCCTCGACCTGCTACACCTGCTGTTCGGCTCGGCATTGGCCGTAGACGGCCCGACCCTCACCGGCATGTTGTGGGTCTCGGCAGTCAGCCTGATCGCCATGGTGTTGATCTACAAACCACTGCTGCTCGACACCCTCGATCCACTGTTCCTGAGAACCGTCAGCCGCCTAGGCCCACTCGCCCACGGCGTGTTCCTGACCCTGGTCGTACTGAATCTGGTGATCGGATTCCAGGCAATCGGCGCGCTCATGGTCGTCGGACTGATGATGCTACCCGCCGCGGCCTCACGTTTCTGGAGTCGACGCTTGCCAGTCCTGATTGCCATCGCCGCCCTCCTCGGCTGCTTGTCGGTTTGGCTCGGCTTACTGCTGTCTTTCTATTACTCGCTACCCAGCGGCCCGGCCATCGTGTTGGTCGCCGGCGCCGGTTATCTGCTGTCCGTGGTGTTCGGTCCGGTACACGGTCTGCTGCGCCGCCCACCATTGCTCACATCCCAATGA
- a CDS encoding ATP-binding cassette domain-containing protein translates to MIRCQHLSWGAPGQPLTSPLTLEFESGSLTAIIGANGCGKSSLLKVIAGLQKPLAGQVTLSVPRQSGVSFLPQQQHLDRQFPISLQELVAAGFWGRRLSTQLRAQRLATALDAWHLNGLDNRSLMALSGGELQRALLARLSLTDSPVLLLDEPHAALDELGQQLLWQHIQAWQAEGRTLVVVCHDLTAVRQHIPKTLLIKNRDCVYGSSAELIQQSPHMQVA, encoded by the coding sequence ATGATTCGTTGCCAGCACCTTAGCTGGGGCGCACCCGGCCAACCCCTCACCTCGCCCCTGACCCTTGAGTTTGAAAGCGGCAGTCTGACGGCAATCATCGGGGCCAATGGTTGTGGAAAAAGCAGCCTGCTGAAAGTCATTGCCGGACTACAAAAGCCTTTGGCAGGACAGGTCACCCTGAGTGTTCCACGTCAGAGTGGGGTGTCCTTCCTCCCGCAACAACAGCATTTGGATCGTCAATTCCCGATCAGCCTCCAAGAGTTGGTTGCGGCGGGTTTCTGGGGACGCAGACTTTCCACCCAATTGCGCGCCCAGCGTCTCGCGACGGCACTGGACGCCTGGCACCTGAATGGCCTCGACAATCGCTCGCTCATGGCCCTCTCCGGTGGTGAACTACAACGCGCCCTACTCGCGCGATTGAGCCTGACCGACTCCCCTGTGCTGCTACTCGACGAACCCCACGCCGCACTCGATGAACTGGGTCAGCAGCTGCTTTGGCAACACATCCAGGCCTGGCAGGCCGAAGGTCGAACGCTGGTTGTGGTGTGCCATGACCTCACTGCCGTTCGCCAGCACATCCCGAAAACGTTGCTGATCAAAAACCGGGACTGTGTTTATGGCTCGAGCGCAGAACTCATCCAGCAGTCTCCGCACATGCAGGTGGCCTGA
- the folE2 gene encoding GTP cyclohydrolase FolE2, which translates to MNSLTLPDIAAQSARQALPLEWVGMCGIALPVLLDGQRLIAKADAGVSLDDGEARGIHMSRLYLALESLEKESLCPALLRRVLQHFLDSHDGLSSNAYLNIHTDLMLRRPAMVSPLAGWKSYPAIISVSLKNTVFHVELKIDVPYSSTCPCSAALARQLIQQQFVNDFANKPLQHAEVLTWLGSSQGIVATPHSQRSTAQLHVHLDEFIDELPLSAIINDAEAALGTAVQTAVKRADEQAFALANGQNLMFCEDAARRLNLALRRSPGVSAFHLRVIHAESLHAHDAVAESTWRRELA; encoded by the coding sequence ATGAATTCTCTGACACTTCCGGATATCGCCGCGCAGTCCGCTCGCCAAGCCTTGCCACTTGAATGGGTGGGAATGTGCGGCATAGCTTTACCGGTGTTGTTGGATGGCCAGCGCTTGATTGCGAAGGCTGATGCAGGCGTGAGCCTTGACGATGGTGAAGCGCGTGGCATCCACATGTCGCGCTTGTATCTGGCTTTGGAAAGCCTGGAAAAGGAGAGTCTCTGCCCGGCTCTGTTGCGTCGAGTTCTCCAACATTTCCTCGACAGCCACGACGGGTTATCCAGCAACGCGTATCTGAATATTCATACTGATTTGATGCTGAGAAGGCCGGCGATGGTCAGCCCCTTGGCGGGATGGAAGTCTTATCCAGCGATCATTTCGGTCAGCCTGAAAAACACAGTGTTCCACGTGGAACTCAAAATCGACGTGCCCTACTCCTCAACTTGTCCTTGCTCAGCTGCCTTGGCGAGACAATTGATCCAGCAACAATTCGTCAATGATTTCGCCAACAAGCCTCTGCAACACGCCGAGGTCCTCACCTGGCTAGGCTCGTCCCAAGGCATTGTTGCCACGCCACACAGCCAACGCAGCACCGCCCAACTGCACGTGCATCTCGATGAGTTCATCGATGAATTGCCGCTCAGTGCAATCATCAACGACGCTGAAGCAGCACTGGGCACTGCCGTACAAACAGCAGTGAAACGCGCAGACGAACAAGCCTTTGCCCTGGCCAATGGACAGAACCTGATGTTCTGCGAAGACGCCGCTCGCCGATTAAATCTCGCTCTACGGCGCTCCCCGGGAGTCAGCGCATTCCACCTGCGCGTGATTCACGCCGAAAGCCTGCACGCCCATGACGCTGTCGCGGAAAGCACCTGGCGCCGGGAGCTAGCATGA
- a CDS encoding N-acetylmuramoyl-L-alanine amidase — protein MHRRRLLNLILASAAFALPIGASASSAQIRQARIWRSAEKLRLVFDLSAAVRYKAFSLGAPERLIIDVSGATLNGDLSQLALSDTVIRSIRSGQTGLDDTRIVLDLKAPVLLNSFLLAPQDGQGHRLVLDLVSAKQESIVAMVPRETPAIKAHRKRDIIVVVDPGHGGKDPGAVGAKGEREKDVVLSIAQLLARRLKKEKGFDVKLVRNDDFFVPLRKRVEIARQHKADMFISVHADAAPRLTASGASVYCLSEGGATSATARFMAQRENGADLLGATSLLNLKDKDPMLAGVILDMSMNATIAASLQLGSTILESLAGITALHQKRVEQAGFAVLKSPDVPSILVETGFISNARDSQRLVTQRHQQAIADGLYEGVQRYFQKNPPIDSFLAWQQEQQKGLV, from the coding sequence ATGCACAGACGTCGTTTGCTCAATCTGATTCTGGCCAGCGCGGCCTTCGCTTTACCCATCGGTGCCTCTGCTTCCTCTGCGCAAATCCGTCAGGCGAGGATCTGGCGTTCAGCTGAAAAGCTTCGATTGGTGTTCGATTTAAGCGCAGCGGTTCGCTACAAAGCGTTCAGTCTCGGCGCCCCTGAGCGACTGATTATTGATGTGAGCGGTGCCACGCTGAATGGGGATCTGAGCCAACTGGCACTCAGCGATACGGTGATTCGCTCGATTCGATCTGGGCAAACGGGGCTGGACGATACCCGTATCGTTCTCGATCTGAAGGCTCCGGTACTGCTAAACAGCTTCCTTCTGGCCCCTCAGGATGGGCAAGGTCATCGACTTGTCTTGGACCTGGTCAGTGCGAAACAAGAGTCGATAGTCGCAATGGTTCCACGTGAAACACCCGCGATTAAGGCCCATCGAAAGCGCGACATTATTGTGGTTGTCGATCCAGGCCATGGCGGAAAAGACCCCGGCGCAGTTGGCGCCAAGGGTGAGCGTGAGAAGGATGTCGTGCTTTCCATCGCTCAGTTGCTCGCCAGACGCCTGAAAAAAGAGAAGGGTTTTGACGTAAAACTGGTGCGCAACGACGACTTCTTCGTGCCCTTGCGCAAGCGGGTGGAGATTGCCCGCCAGCACAAGGCTGACATGTTTATCTCGGTGCATGCTGACGCAGCACCGCGACTGACGGCCTCAGGCGCATCGGTTTACTGCCTCTCCGAAGGTGGCGCGACATCGGCGACTGCGCGTTTCATGGCGCAGCGCGAGAACGGCGCAGACCTGCTCGGTGCTACCAGTCTGCTCAACCTAAAAGACAAGGATCCGATGCTTGCCGGGGTCATTCTCGACATGTCGATGAACGCCACCATCGCTGCCAGTTTGCAGCTCGGCAGTACGATTCTGGAGAGTCTGGCGGGGATTACCGCGCTGCATCAGAAGCGTGTGGAGCAGGCAGGATTTGCTGTGCTGAAGTCGCCCGATGTGCCATCGATCCTTGTAGAAACCGGCTTCATTTCCAATGCTCGTGACAGTCAGCGACTGGTCACCCAAAGGCATCAGCAAGCCATTGCGGACGGGTTATATGAAGGTGTGCAGCGCTATTTTCAGAAAAATCCGCCGATCGACAGCTTCCTGGCCTGGCAACAGGAACAACAAAAAGGCCTGGTTTAG
- a CDS encoding glutamine synthetase, with the protein MKEALKCSILSLALLAATNAWGQNPALATCTRSANLLACMDAEGNAYSVNSIGNTLYLRGFERNGQRYWAQTNSRFGQLTFFTGIASDGEAWVGYTRRVGWTTINRFSSSGGSSAKFTCSRITGC; encoded by the coding sequence ATGAAAGAAGCGCTGAAATGCTCAATATTGAGCCTCGCGTTGTTAGCTGCCACTAACGCTTGGGGACAAAATCCTGCGCTTGCCACCTGCACGCGTAGCGCCAATCTGCTGGCCTGCATGGACGCTGAGGGTAATGCCTACAGCGTCAACTCTATTGGCAATACGCTTTACCTGCGTGGCTTCGAAAGGAACGGCCAACGATATTGGGCACAAACCAACAGCCGCTTCGGTCAACTGACGTTCTTCACCGGTATCGCCTCAGACGGTGAAGCCTGGGTGGGCTACACCCGTCGGGTGGGTTGGACGACCATCAATCGCTTCTCCAGCTCGGGAGGCAGCAGTGCAAAATTTACCTGTAGCCGGATTACTGGCTGCTAA
- the zigA gene encoding zinc metallochaperone GTPase ZigA encodes MSAALPVTVLSGFLGAGKSTLLNYVLRNRQGLRVAVIVNDMSEINIDGSEVQRDVSLNRAEEKLVEMSNGCICCTLREDLLEEVSKLAGEGRFDYLLIESTGISEPLHVAETFTFRDEQGQSLADIARLDTMVTVVDGVNFLLDYQAAESLASRGEVLGEEDERSITDLLIEQIEFADVLLISKIDLISQREREELTAILKRLNAQAEIIPMVMGEVPLESIINTGRFDFEKAAQAPGWLKELRGTHVPETDEYGIASTAYRARRPFHPQRFFNFIDRPWLNGKLLRSKGFFWLASKPNDAGSWSQAGGLMRHGFAGRWWRFVPKDQWPQDQESTVAIMENWTPSVGDCRQELVFIGQNINFPQLSDELDDCLLTDEEMALGVEGWRLLVDPFGPWHAEVA; translated from the coding sequence ATGTCAGCCGCACTGCCTGTTACCGTTCTTTCCGGATTTTTGGGCGCCGGAAAAAGTACACTTTTGAATTACGTACTACGTAATCGCCAAGGGCTGCGCGTGGCAGTCATCGTTAACGATATGAGCGAGATCAATATCGATGGCAGCGAAGTTCAACGTGATGTCAGCCTGAACCGCGCAGAAGAAAAACTCGTGGAAATGAGTAACGGCTGTATCTGCTGTACGTTACGCGAGGACTTGCTGGAAGAAGTCAGCAAACTGGCCGGCGAGGGCCGTTTCGATTACTTATTGATCGAATCCACCGGCATCTCCGAGCCATTGCACGTCGCGGAGACCTTCACTTTCCGTGATGAGCAAGGGCAAAGCCTCGCCGATATCGCCCGGCTGGACACCATGGTCACTGTAGTCGACGGTGTGAATTTCCTCCTCGACTATCAGGCCGCGGAAAGCCTCGCCTCTCGCGGGGAAGTCCTTGGTGAAGAGGACGAACGCTCCATCACCGACTTGTTGATCGAGCAAATCGAATTCGCTGACGTGCTGTTGATCAGCAAGATCGATCTGATCAGTCAGCGGGAGCGTGAGGAACTGACCGCCATTCTCAAGCGCCTCAACGCCCAGGCTGAAATCATCCCGATGGTGATGGGTGAAGTTCCGTTGGAGAGCATTATCAATACCGGTCGTTTCGACTTCGAAAAAGCCGCGCAAGCGCCGGGTTGGCTGAAAGAGTTGCGCGGAACGCACGTCCCGGAAACCGACGAATACGGCATCGCCTCTACCGCCTACCGCGCGCGAAGACCCTTTCATCCGCAACGCTTCTTCAACTTCATCGACCGCCCTTGGCTGAACGGAAAACTGCTGCGCTCCAAAGGTTTTTTCTGGTTGGCAAGCAAGCCGAATGACGCCGGCAGTTGGTCGCAGGCCGGTGGCTTGATGCGTCATGGTTTTGCCGGGCGCTGGTGGCGTTTTGTGCCGAAAGACCAGTGGCCGCAAGATCAGGAAAGCACCGTGGCGATTATGGAAAACTGGACGCCGAGCGTCGGAGACTGCCGTCAGGAACTGGTGTTTATTGGCCAAAACATCAATTTCCCGCAGCTATCAGACGAACTCGATGATTGCCTGCTGACCGACGAGGAAATGGCGCTCGGTGTGGAAGGCTGGCGGTTGCTGGTGGATCCGTTCGGCCCTTGGCACGCAGAGGTGGCCTGA